A genomic segment from Geitlerinema sp. PCC 7407 encodes:
- a CDS encoding 4Fe-4S single cluster domain-containing protein: MTSTHDRNQAYLQLLEIPPGYLNIMGYVDESSVNGPGCRAVVWVQGCLRECKGCFNPESWSFDINHLISVERLAERVLANPRNQGITFSGGEPFWQAPALAALARLLKAQGLTVMAFTGFTLEHLRSDYAPAGAQDLLDQLDILIDGPYVESLAIHSPNSPVSSSNQRVHVFNPALADQISWASDQIEIHILRDGSRIVTGYRGTLEMSEYADGGNTLESW; encoded by the coding sequence ATGACTTCTACCCACGATCGCAACCAAGCCTACTTGCAACTGCTAGAGATTCCGCCGGGGTATCTCAACATCATGGGATACGTGGATGAATCGTCAGTCAATGGTCCCGGCTGTCGGGCTGTTGTCTGGGTGCAGGGATGTCTGCGCGAGTGCAAGGGCTGCTTTAATCCGGAGTCGTGGTCTTTTGATATTAACCATCTCATTTCCGTGGAGCGCCTAGCGGAGCGCGTGCTGGCCAATCCTCGCAATCAGGGAATAACCTTCTCCGGAGGAGAGCCGTTTTGGCAGGCTCCGGCTCTGGCAGCTCTAGCTCGCCTGCTCAAGGCTCAGGGCCTGACGGTGATGGCCTTCACGGGGTTTACCCTAGAGCACCTGCGATCGGACTATGCGCCGGCTGGGGCTCAAGATCTCCTCGATCAGCTAGATATCTTGATTGATGGTCCCTACGTGGAGTCCCTCGCGATCCATTCTCCCAACTCGCCAGTTTCATCCAGTAACCAGCGCGTGCATGTCTTCAATCCTGCTTTGGCGGATCAGATCTCGTGGGCGAGCGATCAGATTGAAATTCATATCTTGCGCGATGGCAGTCGCATTGTGACGGGCTATCGAGGCACGCTGGAGATGTCAGAGTATGCCGATGGCGGAAATACTTTAGAGAGTTGGTAG
- a CDS encoding YkgJ family cysteine cluster protein → MSDPQQHLQDLDDRIESRVQTIRAERDWWPCQRGCDHCCRHLAHPPEISQAEWDRVDAAVAALPEAERAVVEQRIQELLAQIAADAVGNAVVCPYLNEAEGACRIYASRPIPCRTYGFFVARDHDQYCHQIEQEIRDRPDEVIIWGNAETLRQEVAQISSAPIPFEQHYLSSTMRPRPA, encoded by the coding sequence ATGAGCGACCCGCAGCAGCACCTGCAAGACCTCGACGATCGCATCGAATCTAGAGTCCAAACCATTCGCGCAGAGCGGGATTGGTGGCCCTGTCAGCGCGGCTGCGATCACTGCTGCCGCCACCTCGCCCATCCCCCTGAGATCAGCCAGGCCGAATGGGACCGCGTCGATGCAGCGGTGGCTGCTCTCCCCGAGGCTGAGCGCGCTGTCGTTGAGCAGCGGATCCAGGAACTCCTGGCCCAAATTGCCGCCGACGCCGTGGGCAACGCCGTCGTCTGCCCCTACCTCAATGAAGCCGAGGGAGCCTGCCGGATCTACGCCTCTCGCCCGATTCCCTGCCGCACCTACGGCTTCTTTGTGGCTCGCGATCACGACCAGTACTGTCATCAAATCGAGCAGGAAATTCGCGATCGCCCCGATGAGGTGATTATTTGGGGCAACGCCGAAACCCTCCGCCAAGAAGTCGCCCAGATCAGCAGCGCTCCTATTCCCTTTGAGCAGCACTATTTGAGCAGCACTATGAGACCTCGCCCAGCCTGA